One Miscanthus floridulus cultivar M001 chromosome 11, ASM1932011v1, whole genome shotgun sequence DNA window includes the following coding sequences:
- the LOC136490784 gene encoding glucan endo-1,3-beta-D-glucosidase-like: protein MRGGDRPSASLLLFSLGLVLLYFTSGSTVGLVEGQKTWCIAKPSASNEILAQNLDYACSQVSCAVIQKGGPCYYPDSLVSRAAVAMNLYYAYSGRHPWNCYFNSSALVVQSDPTYGSCTYY from the exons ATGCGGGGAGGAGATCGGCCATCTGCATCGCTCCTGCTCTTCTCGCTGGGGCTTGTGCTCCTCTACTTCACCTCAG GCAGCACCGTTGGTCTCGTGGAGGGACAG AAAACCTGGTGCATCGCCAAGCCGTCGGCGTCGAACGAGATCCTGGCGCAGAACCTGGACTACGCGTGCTCCCAGGTGAGCTGCGCGGTGATCCAGAAAGGCGGGCCGTGCTACTACCCGGACAGCCTCGTGtcccgcgccgccgtcgccatgaACCTCTACTACGCCTACAGCGGCAGGCACCCCTGGAACTGCTACTTCAACAGCTCCGCGCTCGTCGTGCAGTCCGATCCAA CTTATGGTTCGTGCACGTACTACTGA
- the LOC136491979 gene encoding uncharacterized protein: protein MCFSNSNSLQWCCIDLSLFTLHSNMAIDGSACDLFIPAAVRTTQTISGRPIQSHSRLVHRDLPKRVAARHHSGPPRRQPFSRHAGFFASLQRVEDRLASESEQQHQEQKKSPPPRQSEASPFSDTMTASPIIFLDPAAPAPTPSGTAASRDSSGPALDFLTAVTEEDQRIQQDDDDDDEDDGGGEDIARLMALLGLSPPQPQPPGGGDGGGCDCSGADGFLAKVVGVVAPKCDREKGSLDAWIRRYNRGDGGGCREPARLAHLPNFLIFSLFFLSFS from the exons ATGtgcttttcaaattcaaattcattgCAGTGGTGCTGCATAGATCTCTCTCTTTTTACACTTCATTCAAACATGGCAATAGATGGATCTGCGTGTGATTTGTTCATTCCAGCGGCCGTACGAACAACACAAACGATCAGCGGCCGTCCGATCCAATCTCATTCTCGTCTCGTTCACCGTGACCTACCCAAACGCGTCGCCGCCCGGCACCACTCCGGTCCCCCGCGTCGGCAGCCTTTCTCGCGGCACGCCGGCTTCTTCGCCTCCCTCCAGCGG GTGGAAGACCGGCTGGCCTCGGAGTCGGAGCAACAACATCAGGAGCAGAAGAAGAGCCCGCCGCCGCGGCAATCCGAGGCGTCGCCGTTCTCGGACACCATGACCGCGTCCCCAATCATCTTCCTCGACCCAGCAGCACCCGCACCAACGCCCAGCGGCACGGCCGCGAGCCGCGACAGCAGCGGTCCGGCGCTGGACTTCCTCACCGCCGTCACCGAAGAGGACCAGCGCATCCAacaggatgacgacgacgacgacgaagatgACGGCGGCGGGGAGGACATCGCGCGGCTCATGGCGCTGCTCGGCCTGTCACCGCCGCAACCGCAGCCGCCGGGGGGCGGCGACGGAGGCGGGTGCGACTGCAGCGGCGCCGACGGGTTCCTGGCCAAGGTCGTGGGCGTGGTCGCCCCCAAGTGCGACAGGGAGAAGGGGAGCCTGGACGCCTGGATCCGCCGTTACAACCGCGGGGACGGCGGCGGGTGCAGGGAGCCCGCGAGGCTGGCGCACCTGCCGAATTTTTtaatttttagccttttttttttaagtttctcatAA
- the LOC136491980 gene encoding uncharacterized protein: MGPAPLFLGSSSPSLALAEQSRASPPPAHVPPPAAPCPSPPSATTAAPRPCRSAAPRGRAPPRVAPLPVAGRPHRVAVVAPRPTPLYPRPGPLTGSCARAAPSPHLGLALSCRPPPAASPAAAVPPAPVEPDLPRGAPGIPRSPRATVVVGRATAGPATYSGQSCHCRPGSLA; this comes from the coding sequence ATGGGTCCCGCACCTCTCTTCCTcggctcttcctctccctctctcgccctagcagaGCAGAGCCGAGCTTCGCCGCCACCCGCGCACGTGCCTCCACCGGCCGCCCCGTGCCCGAGCCCGCCGAGCGCCACCACGGCCGCCCCGAGGCCGTGCAGGAGCGCCGCGCCGCGCGGCCGTGCCCCCCCCCGTGTCGCGCCGTTGCCTGTGGCTGGCCGCCCGCACCGCGTCGCCGTCGTCGCGCCGCGGCCAACGCCCCTCTACCCGCGCCCCGGTCCCCTCACCGGTTCCTGCGCTCGCGCCGCGCCCTCTCCTCACCTTGGCCTCGCCCTGTCTTGCCGCCCTCCACCGGCGGCCTCGCCCGCGGCCGccgtgcctcccgcgcccgtcgagccggactTGCCGCGTGGAGCCCCGGGCATCCCGCGCTCGCCGCGTGCCACTGTTGTCGTCGGCCGTGCCACCGCTGGCCCCGCCACCTACAGCGGCCAGTCATGCCACTGTCGGCCCGGATCGTTggcctga